The following are from one region of the Rhodanobacter sp. LX-99 genome:
- a CDS encoding helix-turn-helix domain-containing protein produces MRRNNPAGRLPEPPNPIADDGDETHFCRTCAFSGACIAEGYGKPELLELHCLVEHVGPFHAGEHIFRTGDPFRSIFAVRAGTVKTSMVDPDGHEQVLGFYLPGEVIGLNAIYPDQFPCDAVALDTAYFCRFSFPAMSALATRMPAVQQRLFRLISKELGMATLLAGDHNADMRMAAFLTDLAARYEERGFSGTRFHLSMSRGDIANYLRLAAETVSRVLSRFRQQGLIELEGREMLLRDPEGLRQIGKNLLSH; encoded by the coding sequence ATGCGCCGCAACAACCCGGCAGGCCGCCTGCCCGAACCGCCCAATCCGATTGCCGACGACGGTGACGAGACCCACTTCTGTCGCACTTGTGCGTTCTCCGGCGCGTGCATCGCGGAAGGTTACGGCAAGCCGGAGCTGCTCGAGTTGCATTGCCTGGTCGAGCACGTCGGGCCGTTCCACGCCGGCGAGCACATCTTCCGTACCGGCGACCCGTTCCGCTCGATCTTCGCGGTGCGCGCCGGCACGGTGAAGACCAGCATGGTCGACCCCGATGGACACGAACAGGTGCTCGGCTTCTACCTGCCCGGCGAGGTGATCGGGCTCAACGCGATCTATCCCGACCAGTTCCCGTGCGACGCGGTCGCGCTGGATACCGCCTATTTCTGCCGCTTCTCGTTCCCCGCGATGAGTGCGCTGGCCACGCGCATGCCGGCGGTACAGCAGCGGCTGTTCCGGCTGATCAGCAAGGAACTCGGCATGGCCACCTTGCTCGCCGGCGACCACAACGCCGACATGCGCATGGCTGCCTTTCTCACTGATCTCGCCGCACGTTACGAGGAGCGCGGCTTTTCCGGCACGCGCTTCCATCTCAGCATGTCGCGTGGCGACATCGCCAACTACCTGCGGCTGGCGGCTGAGACGGTGAGCCGCGTGCTCAGCCGTTTCCGCCAGCAGGGCCTGATCGAACTCGAGGGGCGCGAAATGCTGTTGCGCGACCCCGAGGGGTTGCGCCAGATCGGCAAGAATCTGCTGTCGCACTGA
- the ppnN gene encoding nucleotide 5'-monophosphate nucleosidase PpnN, producing MSDTYAGAPAKPGTVSARISPIGGLDVLSRNEVARLRGASGSGLHALLRRCALAVLTSGNISDDPRAILEQYPDFDIQVLQQDRGMKIELTNAPAQAFVDGQIIRGINELLVAVVRDIVYVSTQLEQIGYDLDASAALTQSVFEILRNARILKPQVDPNLVVCWGGHSISRQEYDYTKLVGYQLGLRGLDICTGCGPGAMKGPMKGATISHAKQRRRHNRYIGITEPGIIAAESPNPIVNHLVIMPDIEKRLEAFVRLGHGIIVFPGGVGTAEEILYLLGILLHPDNAGTPFPLIFTGPRQSAAYFEQIDRFLRLSLGDEVARHYQIIVDDPETVARTMVKGLEKVRHNRLDTKDAFFFNWALQIPLEFQQPFRPTHEAMRALQIHHERPRHELAADLRRAFSGIVAGNVKEEGVQAIEQHGPFVIDGDADIMRALDKLLQAFVEQHRMKLPGGTAYEPCYQVLNA from the coding sequence ATGAGCGACACATACGCCGGTGCGCCGGCAAAGCCCGGCACCGTCAGCGCACGCATCTCCCCGATCGGCGGCCTGGACGTCCTTTCCCGCAACGAGGTGGCGCGCCTGCGCGGCGCCAGCGGCTCGGGCCTGCATGCGCTGCTGCGCCGTTGCGCACTGGCGGTGCTGACTTCCGGCAACATCAGCGACGACCCGCGGGCGATCCTGGAGCAGTACCCGGATTTCGACATCCAGGTGCTGCAGCAGGACCGCGGGATGAAGATCGAGCTGACCAACGCGCCGGCACAGGCGTTCGTGGACGGCCAGATCATCCGCGGCATCAACGAGCTGCTGGTGGCGGTGGTGCGCGACATCGTCTACGTGTCGACCCAGCTGGAGCAGATCGGCTACGACCTGGATGCCTCGGCCGCGCTGACCCAGAGCGTGTTCGAGATCCTGCGCAATGCGCGCATCCTGAAACCGCAGGTCGACCCGAACCTGGTGGTGTGCTGGGGCGGCCACTCGATCTCGCGCCAGGAGTACGACTACACCAAGCTGGTCGGTTACCAGCTCGGCCTGCGCGGGCTGGACATCTGCACCGGCTGCGGCCCGGGCGCGATGAAGGGGCCGATGAAGGGCGCGACCATCTCGCATGCCAAGCAGCGGCGCCGGCACAACCGCTACATCGGCATCACCGAGCCGGGCATCATCGCGGCCGAATCGCCGAACCCGATCGTCAACCACCTGGTGATCATGCCGGACATCGAGAAGCGGCTGGAAGCATTCGTGCGCCTGGGCCACGGCATCATCGTGTTCCCCGGCGGCGTCGGCACGGCCGAGGAAATCCTCTACCTGCTCGGCATCCTGCTGCACCCGGACAACGCCGGCACGCCGTTTCCGCTGATCTTCACCGGGCCGCGCCAGTCGGCCGCCTATTTCGAGCAGATCGACCGCTTCCTGCGGCTCAGCCTGGGCGACGAGGTGGCCCGGCACTACCAGATCATCGTGGACGATCCGGAGACGGTGGCGCGAACGATGGTCAAGGGCCTCGAGAAAGTGCGCCACAACCGTCTGGATACCAAGGACGCATTCTTCTTCAACTGGGCGCTGCAGATTCCGCTGGAGTTCCAGCAGCCGTTCCGCCCCACCCACGAGGCGATGCGCGCGCTGCAGATCCACCACGAGCGCCCGCGGCACGAGCTGGCGGCGGACCTGCGCCGGGCGTTTTCCGGCATCGTCGCCGGCAACGTGAAGGAGGAGGGCGTGCAGGCGATCGAGCAGCACGGCCCGTTCGTCATCGATGGCGATGCGGACATCATGCGGGCGCTGGACAAGCTGCTGCAGGCGTTCGTCGAACAGCACCGCATGAAGCTCCCCGGAGGCACCGCGTACGAGCCGTGCTACCAGGTACTGAACGCCTGA
- a CDS encoding carboxypeptidase regulatory-like domain-containing protein: MNSRIRAKLLPFAIASLLAASVPAIAQDTSSSISGRVLDANGQPVAGATVQIVHEPSGTTKITTTDADGRYSAQGLRVGGPFDVTASKAGLTQAEQNKVYLQLSQSTAVNLTMGAIAAKNLEGVTVSATALAQTFTPDNKGLSTNVSQRELLAAPTPGRSIQDIARLDPRIVITDRGDGSMSSMGQNSRYNNISVDGVSVGDPFGLNSNGMPYIGSPVSTDTIEEYNISTANFDVASDTVGANINAVTKSGTNEFHGSVYYAYRNADKLVGNAGWLDENRGYKGYKSDWTAGATLGGPIIKDKLFFFANFEKEKTIGLGADSANGLDPSLTGASTSNKVSPADLQRIIDAANALGLKPGSFSGGTSNLQDKRYLMKLDWNIADNHRASLSYQRTKETQPIVQGNSSNAIGLTSYWYTKNSDTKNTVLQVFDDWTSNFSTEAKIGYSQFSQVRTVDAQQPQVWVDITRTIKNGKQTGGAPYVDLGEDQFSHYNVLDIKTWKGLFAGTLYLDEHTIKGGVDFQQNKIYNLFGRTQFGAYEFYGIDNFEKGIYGSYNLYQPAAGYTLADVAAAWTLRQYGFFLQDTWQPTGNLSVQYGVRVNLNKTGDSPIYNPTFTTAFGYRNDNTIDGMKLVEPRLSFNYNFDGERMMQLRGGVGLFQSNPPTVWMTNPYQNNGMTVATYSVFNDQGLQPGVGNTLPVFSADPFNQNLPPPGSAQMNVDTVDPNFQLPSVWKMSLAFDRELPWLGTIFSAEYQRIITRNGILYKNINIGAPTGVLPDGRNQYWKTPGEGSVSGDARANQDRRFSGTSTLLTNTHKGRSEALTLSLKKPFSESWFGSLGVTFGNATEVNPGVSSQASSNYSNNAWVNPNEDVASTSNYAIKQRLNASLTWQHRFFGDYVTSVSAFYDGHSGQPYSWVFGNDANGDSYKTDLVYIPNKGDVSFKTGTSQAAIDQFFNFIQSDSYLKDHQGAIAGRNRAASAWVNQVDLSFRQEVPGIFKGNKGELRLDIYNFMNLLNNDWGQQSYIGFPYTRTLASYEGVDADGKYIYSLPTDKSGNYQPGQKIIYDAGRNTKTNVVSRWSAMVTLRYTF; encoded by the coding sequence ATGAACAGCCGAATTCGCGCCAAACTCCTGCCGTTTGCCATTGCCTCGTTGCTGGCGGCGTCGGTGCCTGCCATCGCGCAGGACACCTCCTCCTCGATCAGTGGCCGCGTGCTTGACGCGAACGGCCAGCCGGTGGCGGGCGCCACCGTGCAGATCGTGCACGAGCCGTCGGGCACCACCAAGATCACCACCACCGACGCGGATGGCCGCTATTCGGCGCAGGGTCTGCGCGTCGGCGGCCCGTTCGACGTGACGGCGTCCAAGGCCGGCCTGACCCAGGCCGAGCAGAACAAGGTCTACCTGCAGTTGTCGCAGAGCACCGCGGTGAACCTGACCATGGGTGCGATAGCAGCGAAGAACCTGGAAGGCGTCACCGTTTCGGCCACGGCCCTGGCGCAAACTTTCACGCCGGACAACAAGGGACTCTCGACCAACGTGTCGCAGCGCGAACTGCTGGCGGCGCCCACGCCGGGGCGCTCGATCCAGGATATCGCCCGCCTGGATCCCCGCATCGTCATTACCGATCGTGGCGACGGTTCGATGTCGTCGATGGGCCAGAACAGCCGCTACAACAACATCAGCGTCGATGGCGTCTCCGTCGGCGACCCGTTCGGCCTGAACTCGAATGGCATGCCGTACATCGGCTCGCCGGTGTCCACCGACACCATCGAGGAATACAACATCTCGACCGCGAACTTCGACGTGGCTTCCGACACCGTCGGCGCCAACATCAATGCGGTGACCAAGAGCGGCACGAACGAATTCCACGGTTCGGTGTACTACGCCTATCGCAATGCGGACAAGCTGGTGGGCAATGCCGGCTGGCTCGACGAGAACCGCGGCTACAAGGGCTACAAGAGCGACTGGACCGCCGGCGCGACGCTGGGCGGCCCGATCATCAAGGACAAGCTGTTCTTCTTCGCGAACTTCGAGAAGGAAAAGACCATTGGCCTGGGTGCCGACTCGGCCAACGGCCTGGATCCCTCGCTGACCGGTGCGTCGACCTCCAACAAGGTCTCGCCGGCCGACCTGCAGCGCATCATCGATGCCGCGAACGCCCTCGGCCTGAAGCCAGGCTCCTTCAGCGGCGGCACTTCCAACCTGCAGGACAAGCGCTACCTGATGAAGCTGGACTGGAACATCGCCGACAACCATCGCGCGAGCCTGTCCTACCAGCGTACCAAGGAAACCCAGCCGATCGTGCAGGGCAACTCCTCCAATGCCATCGGCCTGACCAGCTACTGGTACACCAAGAACAGCGACACCAAGAACACCGTGCTGCAGGTGTTCGACGACTGGACCAGCAACTTCTCCACCGAGGCCAAGATCGGCTACTCGCAGTTCTCGCAGGTGCGCACGGTCGATGCGCAGCAGCCGCAGGTGTGGGTGGACATCACCCGGACCATCAAGAACGGCAAGCAGACGGGCGGGGCGCCGTACGTCGACCTGGGTGAGGATCAGTTCAGCCACTACAACGTGCTGGACATCAAGACCTGGAAGGGCCTGTTCGCCGGCACGCTGTACCTGGACGAACACACCATCAAGGGCGGCGTCGACTTCCAGCAGAACAAGATCTACAACCTGTTCGGCCGTACCCAGTTCGGTGCCTACGAGTTCTATGGCATCGACAACTTCGAGAAGGGCATCTACGGCTCCTACAACCTCTACCAGCCGGCCGCGGGCTACACGCTGGCCGACGTGGCTGCCGCCTGGACCCTGCGCCAGTACGGCTTCTTCCTGCAGGATACCTGGCAGCCCACCGGCAACCTGTCGGTGCAGTACGGCGTGCGCGTGAACCTCAACAAGACGGGTGATTCGCCGATCTACAACCCGACCTTCACGACCGCGTTCGGGTACCGCAACGACAACACCATCGACGGCATGAAGCTGGTCGAGCCGCGCCTGTCGTTCAACTACAACTTCGACGGCGAGCGGATGATGCAGCTCCGCGGCGGCGTGGGCCTGTTCCAGTCCAACCCGCCGACGGTGTGGATGACCAACCCGTACCAGAACAACGGCATGACCGTGGCCACCTACTCGGTGTTCAACGACCAGGGCCTGCAGCCCGGCGTGGGCAACACGCTGCCGGTGTTCAGCGCCGATCCGTTCAACCAGAACCTGCCGCCTCCGGGCAGCGCGCAGATGAACGTCGACACGGTCGACCCGAACTTCCAGCTGCCGTCGGTGTGGAAGATGAGCCTGGCGTTCGACCGCGAGCTGCCGTGGCTGGGCACGATCTTCTCGGCCGAATACCAGCGGATCATCACCCGCAACGGCATTCTCTACAAGAACATCAATATCGGCGCGCCGACCGGCGTGCTGCCGGACGGCCGCAACCAGTACTGGAAGACCCCGGGCGAGGGCAGCGTCTCCGGCGACGCGCGGGCCAACCAGGACCGGCGTTTCTCCGGCACGTCGACCCTGCTGACCAACACCCACAAGGGCCGCTCCGAGGCGCTGACCCTGTCGCTGAAGAAGCCGTTCTCGGAGAGCTGGTTCGGCAGCCTGGGCGTGACCTTCGGCAATGCCACCGAGGTGAACCCGGGCGTGTCCAGCCAGGCCAGCTCGAACTACTCCAACAACGCCTGGGTGAATCCGAACGAGGACGTGGCGTCCACGTCGAACTATGCGATCAAGCAGCGCCTGAATGCTTCGCTGACCTGGCAGCACCGCTTCTTCGGCGATTACGTGACCAGCGTCAGCGCGTTCTACGACGGCCACAGCGGCCAGCCGTACAGCTGGGTCTTCGGCAACGACGCCAACGGCGACTCGTACAAGACCGACCTGGTCTACATCCCGAACAAGGGCGATGTGAGCTTCAAGACGGGCACCAGCCAGGCGGCGATCGACCAGTTCTTCAACTTCATTCAGAGCGACTCCTACCTGAAGGACCACCAGGGTGCCATCGCCGGCCGCAACCGTGCTGCCTCGGCGTGGGTGAACCAGGTGGATCTGAGCTTCCGCCAGGAAGTGCCCGGCATCTTCAAGGGCAACAAGGGCGAGCTGCGCCTGGACATCTACAACTTCATGAACCTGTTGAACAACGACTGGGGCCAGCAGAGCTACATCGGATTCCCGTACACCCGTACGCTGGCCAGTTACGAAGGCGTGGATGCGGACGGCAAATACATCTACTCGCTGCCCACCGACAAGAGCGGCAACTACCAGCCGGGCCAGAAGATCATTTACGACGCCGGTCGCAACACCAAGACCAACGTGGTGTCGCGCTGGTCGGCCATGGTCACGCTGCGCTACACGTTCTAA
- a CDS encoding lysophospholipid acyltransferase family protein, producing MLSIEQSLVERLPWLAQYPRLRRPVAGMLGRLADEDGFNRVLHRVGTAEGFDFVDRVLDVLGTSHHVNPGDLENIPAEGPLLVVANHPLGMQDALAVLQVIGSVRRDVRILGNDWLATVPPLGKLLLPVDVFGKGAASRLRGIYRALENGEALIVFPAGEVSRVRAGGVRDGRWSDGFARLSLRSKAPVLPVHVSARNSAMFYGLSMLARPLSTAMLPREAVAPGKRRIGFSIGALVGAEELGQRSGGSPAQAAKLMRRHVYRVGQHRGLVFGGQAPLALPEPVEQVAAELARCEKLADLGDGKQAWLFKGTPDSAVMREIGRLRELTFRKVGEGTNARRDLDAYDQHYEHLVLWDPQALRIVGSYRFGHGGRLIAERGMAGLYTSSLFDYSPALESRLAQGLELGRSFIAPAYWRSRALDQLWQGIGLYLQRHPELRYLFGPVSMSVNLPREAREWIAAAHQHYFGAPGLAAARQPFVVSPEVVQGVRAALEGLDAAAGLGQLKHHLDALGVSMPVLYRQYVDLVEPAGVQFLDFGEDPDFSGCVDGLVMLDLANLKPAKRARYLGKRD from the coding sequence ATGCTGAGTATCGAACAGTCCCTTGTCGAACGGCTGCCATGGCTGGCGCAGTACCCGCGCCTCCGCCGGCCGGTGGCGGGCATGCTCGGACGCCTGGCCGACGAAGACGGTTTCAACCGTGTATTGCATCGGGTCGGTACCGCCGAAGGTTTCGATTTCGTCGATCGCGTACTGGATGTGCTCGGCACCAGCCATCACGTCAATCCGGGCGATCTCGAGAACATTCCGGCGGAAGGCCCGCTGCTGGTGGTGGCCAACCATCCGCTGGGCATGCAGGACGCGTTGGCGGTGCTGCAGGTGATCGGCTCGGTGCGCCGCGACGTGCGCATCCTGGGCAACGACTGGCTGGCTACGGTACCGCCACTGGGCAAGCTGCTGCTGCCGGTGGACGTGTTCGGCAAGGGCGCTGCCTCGCGCCTGCGCGGCATCTATCGGGCGCTGGAGAATGGCGAGGCGCTGATCGTGTTTCCTGCCGGCGAGGTCTCGCGCGTGCGTGCCGGCGGCGTGCGCGACGGCCGCTGGTCGGACGGTTTCGCACGGTTGTCGTTGCGCAGCAAGGCACCGGTGCTGCCGGTGCATGTTTCGGCGCGCAATTCGGCGATGTTCTACGGCCTGTCGATGCTGGCCAGGCCGCTGAGCACGGCGATGCTGCCGCGCGAAGCGGTGGCGCCGGGCAAGCGGCGGATCGGTTTCAGCATCGGCGCGCTGGTCGGCGCCGAGGAACTAGGTCAGCGCAGCGGCGGTTCGCCGGCACAGGCGGCGAAGCTGATGCGCCGGCACGTGTACCGGGTCGGCCAGCATCGCGGCCTGGTCTTTGGCGGACAGGCGCCGCTGGCCTTGCCCGAGCCGGTCGAACAGGTCGCTGCGGAACTGGCGCGCTGCGAGAAACTGGCCGATCTCGGCGACGGCAAGCAGGCCTGGCTGTTCAAGGGCACACCCGACAGCGCGGTGATGCGCGAGATCGGCCGGTTGCGCGAACTGACCTTCCGCAAGGTCGGCGAGGGCACCAACGCGCGACGCGACCTGGATGCCTACGACCAGCATTACGAGCACCTGGTGCTGTGGGACCCGCAGGCCTTGCGCATCGTCGGCTCCTACCGCTTCGGCCACGGCGGACGGCTGATCGCCGAGCGCGGCATGGCCGGCCTGTACACCTCCAGCCTGTTCGACTACTCGCCGGCGCTGGAGTCGCGGTTGGCGCAGGGGCTGGAGCTGGGGCGCAGTTTCATCGCGCCGGCGTACTGGCGCTCGCGCGCGCTGGACCAGCTGTGGCAGGGCATCGGCCTGTACCTGCAGCGGCATCCGGAACTGCGTTACCTGTTCGGTCCGGTCAGCATGTCGGTGAACCTGCCGCGCGAGGCGCGCGAATGGATCGCGGCGGCGCACCAGCATTATTTCGGTGCGCCGGGGCTGGCCGCCGCACGCCAGCCTTTCGTTGTCTCGCCTGAAGTGGTGCAGGGCGTGCGCGCAGCGCTGGAGGGGCTGGACGCCGCTGCGGGGTTGGGCCAACTGAAACACCATCTGGATGCGCTGGGCGTCAGCATGCCGGTGCTGTATCGCCAATATGTCGACCTGGTCGAGCCCGCCGGCGTGCAGTTCCTCGACTTCGGCGAGGATCCGGATTTTTCCGGCTGCGTGGACGGCCTGGTGATGTTGGACCTGGCCAACCTGAAACCGGCGAAGCGTGCGCGCTATCTCGGCAAGCGCGACTGA
- a CDS encoding YhgN family NAAT transporter produces MTTLSAGILLFLIMDPLGNIPLFLSLLKDVPPKRRRRVMVRELLIALGVLLAFLFGGQYILKLLQLKQESISIAGGIVLFLIGIRMVFPPADGSGIFGKSGGGEPFIVPMAIPGVAGPSAMAALLLLTNTQPGRTADWTIALLLAWLASSLILLSATYLFRWLGESVLTALERVMGMLLIALSVQMFMAGVASFLHMSV; encoded by the coding sequence ATGACCACATTGTCGGCGGGCATCCTGCTGTTCCTGATCATGGATCCGCTGGGCAATATCCCGCTGTTCCTGAGCCTGCTGAAGGACGTGCCGCCGAAGCGGCGCCGTCGCGTCATGGTGCGCGAGCTGCTGATCGCACTGGGCGTGCTGCTGGCGTTCCTGTTCGGCGGCCAGTACATCCTCAAGCTGCTGCAGCTGAAGCAGGAATCGATCAGCATCGCCGGCGGCATCGTGCTGTTCCTGATCGGCATCCGCATGGTGTTTCCGCCCGCCGACGGCAGCGGCATCTTCGGCAAGTCCGGCGGCGGCGAACCGTTCATCGTGCCGATGGCGATACCCGGCGTGGCCGGTCCCTCGGCGATGGCGGCGCTGCTGCTGCTGACCAATACCCAGCCCGGCCGCACCGCCGACTGGACGATCGCGCTGCTGCTGGCGTGGCTGGCCAGTTCGCTGATCCTGCTCAGTGCGACCTACCTGTTCCGCTGGCTGGGCGAGAGCGTGCTGACTGCGCTGGAGCGTGTGATGGGCATGCTGCTGATCGCGCTGTCGGTGCAGATGTTCATGGCCGGCGTGGCGTCGTTCCTGCACATGAGCGTTTGA
- a CDS encoding SDR family NAD(P)-dependent oxidoreductase, whose translation MTTLPVSRLPAGWQPAADTLADRVVLVTGAYGGLGGAVARAASRAGATVVITGKRKRQLEQLYDAMRAEGLAEPVIHPLDMEVATPREYAALAEGLERDFGRLDGIVHAAVSFGGLTPISMHKPDAWLRAMHVNVNAPFALTQVCLPLLSQAGDSAVVFVLDDPELLQRAHWGAYGASKAALERFVSILHEETDSSTLRTHAMLPGPMRTALRQLAYFGEDILQRPLPDAAAKAAVYLLSAQGAPVRGAILDLRVD comes from the coding sequence TTGACGACGCTGCCCGTTTCACGGTTGCCCGCAGGTTGGCAGCCGGCTGCCGATACCCTGGCCGATCGCGTGGTGCTGGTCACCGGCGCCTACGGCGGGCTCGGCGGCGCGGTGGCGCGCGCGGCTTCGCGCGCCGGCGCCACGGTGGTGATCACCGGCAAGCGCAAGCGTCAGCTCGAACAGCTGTACGACGCGATGCGGGCCGAAGGCCTGGCCGAGCCGGTGATCCATCCGCTGGACATGGAGGTGGCCACGCCGCGCGAATACGCCGCGCTGGCCGAGGGGCTGGAGCGCGACTTCGGCCGGCTCGACGGCATCGTGCACGCGGCCGTCAGTTTCGGCGGGTTGACACCCATAAGCATGCACAAGCCGGATGCCTGGCTGCGCGCCATGCACGTCAACGTGAACGCGCCGTTTGCGCTGACCCAGGTCTGCCTGCCGCTGCTGAGCCAGGCCGGCGACAGCGCCGTGGTATTCGTGCTGGACGATCCCGAACTGCTGCAGCGTGCGCACTGGGGCGCTTACGGCGCGTCGAAGGCGGCGCTGGAGCGGTTCGTGTCGATCCTGCACGAGGAAACCGATAGCAGCACGTTGCGCACCCATGCGATGCTGCCCGGGCCGATGCGCACGGCGCTGCGGCAACTGGCGTATTTCGGCGAAGACATCCTGCAGCGGCCATTGCCGGATGCGGCGGCCAAGGCGGCGGTCTACCTGCTCAGCGCGCAGGGTGCGCCGGTGCGTGGCGCCATACTGGATTTGCGGGTCGACTGA
- the grxD gene encoding Grx4 family monothiol glutaredoxin, whose protein sequence is MDINEQIKAMLAAHPIVLFMKGTPEFPMCGFSSRAAQALTEAGAVFHAVNVLADPQIRAALPHFSNWPTFPQLFIQGELIGGCDIIEDLNSAGELSRMASDVAGVAP, encoded by the coding sequence ATGGACATCAACGAGCAAATCAAGGCGATGCTGGCCGCGCACCCCATCGTGCTTTTCATGAAAGGCACGCCCGAATTTCCGATGTGCGGCTTTTCCAGTCGTGCGGCCCAGGCGTTGACCGAAGCCGGTGCCGTGTTCCATGCGGTGAACGTGCTGGCCGATCCGCAGATCCGCGCGGCACTGCCGCATTTCTCGAACTGGCCGACCTTTCCGCAGTTGTTCATCCAGGGCGAGCTGATCGGCGGCTGCGACATCATCGAGGACCTGAACTCCGCCGGCGAGCTGTCGCGCATGGCCAGCGACGTGGCCGGGGTGGCGCCTTGA
- a CDS encoding Fe-Mn family superoxide dismutase, whose amino-acid sequence MAIELPPLPYEKNALEPHISAETLEYHYGKHHQAYVTNLNKLIEGTEFANAPLEEIIKKSSGGVFNNAAQIWNHTFYWNSMSPKGGGAPSGKLADAINKAFGSFDKFKEEFSKSAAGNFGSGWTWLVQRPDGSLGIVNTSNAATPITGSDKPLFTTDVWEHAYYIDYRNARPKYVEAFWNLVNWEFAASNLA is encoded by the coding sequence ATGGCGATCGAACTTCCACCGCTTCCGTACGAAAAGAACGCACTGGAGCCGCACATTTCCGCCGAAACGCTGGAGTACCACTACGGCAAGCACCACCAGGCCTACGTGACCAACCTCAACAAGCTGATCGAAGGCACCGAGTTCGCGAACGCGCCGCTCGAGGAAATCATCAAGAAGTCGTCCGGCGGCGTGTTCAACAACGCCGCGCAGATCTGGAACCACACGTTCTACTGGAACTCGATGAGTCCGAAGGGCGGCGGCGCACCGAGCGGCAAGCTGGCCGACGCGATCAACAAGGCGTTCGGCTCGTTCGATAAGTTCAAGGAAGAATTCAGCAAGTCCGCCGCCGGCAACTTCGGCTCCGGCTGGACCTGGCTGGTGCAGCGCCCGGACGGCTCGCTCGGCATCGTCAACACCTCGAACGCGGCTACCCCGATCACCGGCAGCGACAAGCCGCTGTTCACCACCGACGTGTGGGAACACGCCTACTACATCGACTACCGCAACGCCCGTCCGAAGTACGTGGAAGCGTTCTGGAATCTGGTGAACTGGGAATTCGCGGCCAGCAACCTGGCCTGA
- a CDS encoding 5-(carboxyamino)imidazole ribonucleotide synthase, giving the protein MSERRQPVLGVLGGGQLARMLALAAAPLGVKTLAVDSSADACAGQVAPLVVADWTDYAALEAFAARVDVVTFDFENVPAETAHWLAERVAVFPAPQALAVAQDRLAEKTLFRECGLPTPDFMTVDTREQLDQALAAVGAPAILKTRRLGYDGKGQFRLREPADADAAWAALGAQASKHGLILEAFVPFERELSVLAVRSRDGDFRTWPLTRNWHVDGVLSMSLAPAPDIELLQPRATELARTLAERLGYVGVFALELFVRDGELLGNEMAPRVHNSGHWTIEGARTSQFENHVRAVLGLPLGDTGARGMSAMFNWIGELPDASAVLQAVDAHWHDYGKQARPGRKVGHATVCAPDAGQLAARLGGIASALGREVQVAPVLPELG; this is encoded by the coding sequence GTGAGCGAACGGCGACAGCCCGTGCTGGGCGTACTCGGAGGTGGACAGCTGGCGCGCATGCTGGCGCTGGCGGCGGCACCGCTGGGCGTGAAAACCCTGGCGGTGGACAGTTCCGCTGACGCCTGTGCGGGGCAGGTCGCGCCGCTGGTAGTGGCCGACTGGACCGACTACGCCGCCCTGGAGGCATTTGCCGCCCGGGTCGACGTGGTCACCTTCGATTTCGAGAACGTGCCGGCCGAGACGGCACACTGGCTGGCCGAGCGGGTCGCGGTATTCCCCGCACCGCAGGCGCTGGCGGTGGCGCAGGATCGCCTGGCCGAGAAGACCCTGTTCCGCGAGTGCGGCCTGCCCACTCCGGACTTCATGACGGTGGATACGCGCGAACAGCTGGATCAGGCACTGGCCGCGGTCGGCGCACCGGCGATCCTGAAGACGCGCCGGCTCGGCTACGACGGCAAGGGCCAGTTCCGGCTGCGCGAACCGGCCGATGCGGATGCGGCGTGGGCCGCGCTTGGCGCGCAGGCGTCGAAACATGGCCTGATCCTGGAAGCGTTCGTGCCGTTCGAGCGCGAACTGTCGGTGCTTGCCGTGCGCAGCCGCGACGGCGATTTCCGCACCTGGCCGCTGACCCGCAACTGGCACGTCGACGGCGTGCTGTCGATGAGCCTGGCGCCGGCGCCGGACATCGAACTGCTGCAGCCGCGCGCCACCGAACTGGCCCGCACGCTGGCCGAGCGGCTGGGTTACGTCGGCGTGTTCGCGCTGGAGCTGTTCGTCAGGGACGGCGAGCTGTTGGGCAACGAGATGGCGCCGCGCGTGCACAACTCCGGCCACTGGACCATCGAGGGCGCGCGCACCAGCCAGTTCGAGAACCATGTGCGCGCAGTGCTCGGCCTGCCGCTGGGCGATACCGGAGCGCGCGGCATGTCGGCGATGTTCAACTGGATCGGCGAGCTGCCCGACGCCTCGGCGGTACTGCAGGCGGTCGACGCGCACTGGCACGACTACGGCAAGCAGGCCCGGCCGGGCCGCAAGGTAGGCCATGCCACGGTGTGCGCGCCGGATGCCGGCCAGCTGGCAGCGCGATTGGGCGGGATTGCCAGTGCGCTGGGGCGCGAGGTGCAAGTGGCGCCGGTGCTGCCGGAACTCGGTTGA